From one Conexibacter woesei Iso977N genomic stretch:
- a CDS encoding CAP domain-containing protein yields the protein MPRRLRSILVLLAAVVAALAVAPGAWAACANEDVSPSDPAAVSATLCLLNAQRAQHGLSAFSESAVLDKAAAAYARRMVADRFFDHVSPDGGTFMDRIKAAGWTASGSWTAGENIAWGSGSLGTPASTVDSWMHSPPHRANILNGAYGAIGIGIAEGAPQSGISGDAGTYVNDFTSPIASAASSRRTAVKCATKAQARAARLRGKRCSAVSR from the coding sequence ATGCCTCGTCGCCTTCGCAGCATCCTGGTCCTGCTCGCCGCCGTCGTCGCCGCTCTGGCCGTCGCGCCCGGCGCGTGGGCCGCGTGCGCCAACGAGGACGTGTCGCCGTCGGATCCCGCGGCCGTCTCCGCCACGCTGTGCCTGCTCAACGCGCAGCGCGCGCAGCATGGCCTCTCGGCGTTCAGCGAGTCGGCGGTGCTCGACAAGGCCGCGGCGGCCTACGCCCGGCGGATGGTCGCCGATCGCTTCTTCGACCACGTCTCGCCCGACGGCGGGACGTTCATGGACCGCATCAAGGCCGCCGGCTGGACCGCGAGCGGCAGCTGGACGGCGGGCGAGAACATCGCCTGGGGCTCGGGCTCGCTCGGGACGCCGGCGTCGACCGTCGACTCCTGGATGCACTCGCCGCCGCACCGCGCCAACATCCTCAACGGCGCCTACGGCGCGATCGGCATCGGCATCGCCGAGGGCGCGCCGCAGTCCGGCATCTCCGGCGACGCGGGCACCTACGTCAACGACTTCACGTCGCCGATCGCCAGCGCGGCGTCGTCCAGGCGCACGGCGGTCAAGTGCGCCACCAAGGCGCAGGCCCGCGCCGCGCGCCTGCGCGGCAAGCGCTGCTCCGCGGTCAGCCGCTAA
- a CDS encoding DUF3592 domain-containing protein yields MGFLKDIRNLQKQAEAMTPPEHRGMAGGMRRMRDGVAQANQVLGDLQADGVKAQHLMANGQAGSATITAVRDTGMTINDNPTVEMDLDVSLGGGEPYAVTHRQTISRIAIPSFQPGATVPVRVDPADRTSLMIG; encoded by the coding sequence ATGGGGTTCTTGAAGGACATCCGCAACCTCCAGAAGCAGGCCGAGGCCATGACGCCGCCCGAGCACCGCGGCATGGCCGGCGGCATGCGCCGCATGCGCGACGGCGTCGCCCAGGCCAACCAGGTCCTCGGCGACCTGCAGGCCGACGGCGTGAAGGCCCAGCACCTGATGGCCAACGGCCAGGCCGGCAGCGCGACGATCACCGCCGTCCGCGACACCGGCATGACGATCAACGACAACCCGACGGTCGAGATGGACCTCGACGTCTCCCTCGGCGGCGGCGAGCCCTACGCGGTGACGCACCGCCAGACGATCTCCCGCATCGCCATCCCGAGCTTCCAGCCGGGCGCGACGGTCCCGGTCCGGGTCGACCCGGCCGACCGCACGTCGCTCATGATCGGCTGA
- a CDS encoding ABC transporter ATP-binding protein: MTEAEPTQATRRAELHRIGRLFTPYRVRLSAVLALIALSATISIASPFLLREILDTAIPEGDTVLLTWLVAGMIAVAISTGALGVAQTYLSNIVGQEVMHDLRAAVYRHLQRLSLAFFTRTRTGEVQSRIASDIGGIQSVVTSTATSIVSNVTTVVATIVGLFALDWRLAAFSLIILPFFVWMTRRVGGERRKITAARQGRVADMSSLVEESLSVSGILLGRTMGRGEELVERFRAESRELATLEVRSRMAGRWRMASVQMSFAILPALVYWFAGQTGAISVGTLVAFTTLQTRLLFPIGSLLSVSVDLQSSLALFHRIFEYLDLPVDLEEAAEPVELRDVVGDVKFEGVTFGYDADVAPTLDGVDLEVAPGSFTAIVGETGSGKTTLAYLVARLYDVDAGRVTIDEVDVRDVSFASLARTVGLVSQDTYLFHATVRDNLRFARPDATDAELEAAARAAQIHDLIDRLPEGYDTMVGERGYRFSGGEKQRIAIARVVLRNPPVLVLDEATSALDTETERHVQDALDRLAAGRTTIAIAHRLSTVRDADQIVVLDRGRIVERGTHEELLELGGRYAALQSAQGEQTRA; encoded by the coding sequence GTGACCGAAGCTGAGCCGACGCAGGCCACGCGGCGCGCCGAGCTGCACCGCATCGGGAGGTTGTTCACGCCCTACCGCGTGCGGCTGAGCGCGGTCCTGGCGCTGATCGCGCTGAGCGCGACGATCTCGATCGCCTCGCCGTTCCTGCTGCGCGAGATCCTCGACACGGCGATCCCCGAGGGCGACACGGTCCTGCTGACGTGGCTCGTGGCCGGGATGATCGCGGTGGCGATCTCGACCGGTGCGCTCGGCGTCGCGCAGACCTACCTGTCCAACATCGTCGGCCAGGAGGTCATGCACGACCTCCGCGCCGCCGTGTACCGCCACCTGCAGAGGCTGTCGCTGGCGTTCTTCACACGCACGCGGACCGGCGAGGTGCAGTCGCGGATCGCGTCGGACATCGGCGGGATCCAGAGCGTCGTGACCTCGACGGCGACGTCGATCGTCTCCAACGTCACGACGGTCGTGGCGACGATCGTCGGCCTGTTCGCGCTCGACTGGCGGCTGGCCGCGTTCTCGCTGATCATCCTGCCGTTCTTCGTGTGGATGACGCGGCGCGTCGGCGGCGAGCGGCGCAAGATCACCGCGGCGCGCCAGGGGCGCGTGGCCGACATGTCGTCCTTGGTCGAGGAGTCGCTGTCGGTCTCCGGCATCCTGCTGGGGCGGACGATGGGGCGCGGGGAGGAGCTGGTCGAGCGCTTCCGCGCGGAGTCGCGCGAGCTGGCGACGCTGGAGGTCCGCTCGCGCATGGCCGGGCGCTGGCGGATGGCGAGCGTTCAGATGTCCTTCGCGATCCTGCCGGCGCTCGTGTACTGGTTCGCCGGACAGACCGGCGCGATCTCGGTCGGCACGCTGGTCGCGTTCACGACGCTGCAGACGCGGCTGCTGTTCCCGATCGGGTCGTTGTTGTCCGTGTCGGTCGACCTGCAGTCGTCGCTGGCGCTGTTCCACCGCATCTTCGAGTACCTCGACCTGCCGGTCGACCTCGAAGAGGCGGCCGAGCCGGTCGAGCTGCGGGACGTCGTCGGCGACGTGAAGTTCGAGGGTGTGACGTTCGGCTACGACGCCGACGTGGCGCCGACGCTGGACGGCGTCGACCTGGAGGTGGCGCCGGGGTCGTTCACCGCGATCGTCGGCGAGACCGGGTCCGGGAAGACGACGCTGGCGTACCTGGTCGCGCGGCTGTACGACGTCGACGCGGGGCGCGTGACGATCGACGAAGTCGACGTGCGCGACGTGTCGTTCGCGTCGCTGGCGCGGACGGTCGGGCTGGTCTCGCAGGACACGTACCTGTTCCACGCCACGGTCCGCGACAACCTGCGCTTCGCGCGGCCGGACGCGACCGACGCCGAGCTGGAGGCCGCGGCGCGCGCCGCGCAGATCCACGACCTGATCGACCGGCTGCCCGAGGGCTACGACACGATGGTCGGCGAGCGCGGCTACCGCTTCTCCGGCGGCGAGAAGCAGCGGATCGCGATCGCGCGCGTCGTGCTGCGCAACCCGCCGGTGCTGGTGCTCGACGAGGCGACCTCGGCGCTGGACACCGAGACCGAGCGCCACGTGCAGGACGCGCTGGACCGGCTGGCGGCGGGGCGGACGACGATCGCGATCGCGCATCGCCTGTCGACCGTGCGCGACGCCGACCAGATCGTCGTGCTCGACAGGGGGCGGATCGTGGAGCGCGGGACGCACGAGGAGCTGCTGGAGCTGGGTGGGCGCTACGCCGCGCTGCAGAGCGCGCAGGGGGAGCAGACGCGGGCATGA